TGGCAGCAGTGTTTTCATAATTCCAAGATCGAACTATCAGAGCGAAGGCAGTCAACATCGCTGCGCGGCAGAAGTCAAAGCAGGATTTGGAATTGCTCGATTTCGCCGGGATTCCACAGGAAAACGCCACCACAAGCCATTTTCATATTGTGAATGCAAAAGCCTCCCGACAACCTATTGGAAGCATACGATGGTTTACGGGCTGGCCCCATCGGTTCAGTTGTGATGAAAACACGCCGCGAATTCTTCAAGTCCGCCGCCCTGGCGGGTGTTCTGGGCGCCCGGGTGTTGCCGCTCAGGGCAGCGGAGAGCAAACCGCAGGACCCGACGGGCGCTGATGAACGGCGCTATTGGGTCTCCATTGCGGAAAAGCTTGCGCGGCCTGTGCTGGCAAATTTGGCTCAGGGCCAGTTGAGGTCAAAAATGCCTATCGAAGAGCGGCCCGGTTCGAACCGCGCAGCCTGCACCCATCTCGAGGCCTTTGGCCGGTTACTCTGCGGCATTTCGCCTTGGCTTTCCCTGGATGATCCACCCGAAAGCGAGCGAGCGCTGCAGCGGGAGTTGATTCATCTCGCACAGGTCTCCCTGGATAAAGCGACCGATCCGCACTCGCCTGACTTCATGAATTTCACTCAGGGCGGCCAACCGCTGGTTGACACTGCCTTTCTGGCCCAGGGCATCTTGCGCGCGCCGGGCGTTTTGTGGAAGGCGCTCAAGCCGCGGGTCAGAGAGCAGGTGCTCGCCGCCTTCAAATCCTCGCGGGCGATAGCCACGCCGGCGAGCAATAACTGGGTGATGTTCGCCGCGACAATCGAGGCGGCGCTGCTGGAGTTCGGCGAGCCGACGCTTGAAGAGCGCCTCGAGAACTGTGCGCGCAAGATGCTCGGTTGGTATGTCGGTGATGGCGTGTACGGCGACGGCGAGTTTTTCC
This Verrucomicrobiia bacterium DNA region includes the following protein-coding sequences:
- a CDS encoding DUF2264 domain-containing protein encodes the protein MKTRREFFKSAALAGVLGARVLPLRAAESKPQDPTGADERRYWVSIAEKLARPVLANLAQGQLRSKMPIEERPGSNRAACTHLEAFGRLLCGISPWLSLDDPPESERALQRELIHLAQVSLDKATDPHSPDFMNFTQGGQPLVDTAFLAQGILRAPGVLWKALKPRVREQVLAAFKSSRAIATPASNNWVMFAATIEAALLEFGEPTLEERLENCARKMLGWYVGDGVYGDGEFFHFDYYNSFVIQPMLLDVLSVLKRRDARFVAAYETILQRAKRFAQIQERLIAPDGTFPSLGRSTAYRFGAFQTLALIAWLRELSGNIKPAQVRCALTAVIRKMMEAAGTFDATGWLQIGFCGHQPALGERYISTGSLYLCSAGLLPLGLPPTAEFWNAPAERWTSQKIWSGENLPPDHALRDVREAELPTLNRPQ